The sequence TTTAAACACATAAGTCAGATCATATTATGACTCTACTCAACTGCACGGGTGCTCAGGGTAAAAGCTAAAACCTTACAATTGCTAAAGATCAGGCAGAAGTAATCTTGCTACCCTCCCACCTCTCTGAACTCCTCTCTCATGGCTGACCCCTCACTGATTCTCCGGTCCATGTGACCCTTTTCTGTTCTGCTTGCTGGTCAGGCATACTCTTGCCATAGGGCCTTCACATCCATAGGCTATTCCTTCTGTCTGGAATACTTTTCCTTCCCCTGAACTTTCTAAATGACTTACAATCTCATTTTATATTCACAAATTTGAAGACGTGATATTTTACGTAAAACTACCCTTGGACCTGGacaagcagaactgtgctcctgcTTGCATGCTTTGGAGTGCCTGCTGCAAAATATCCAACGTTCTCCAGTGCCTGTGACTGGGAAGTCTGTAGTGCCTTCTGGGTATAGCATCCCAACATGGACATGACTCTAAGGACCCCTGACTATTTCTACTTTTCATCTTGCTCTTCCATACTCTATCCCATCCATGGAGTCAACCAGAATCCTCCAGGAGCTCTTATTCAGCCCCAATCAAGTTATGACTGGTCCTGGGGCTGGGACCCCAGTTCAAGTTACGTGTTCTGGCATCCAAATGGCTTCAGCAGGCTGGATCTTTATTTATTTCCACAGGATTGCACTACTTTGGGTTACCAGAGTGGTGCTGACAATACTCAGTTCGGGGGACACAAGTTCAGTGCTCTGGGATAAAAATAGTCCCCTGCTGATCCTTGGCCTTGGGCCCTTTGTTTGGGGCCTTATCAAGCTCTCATCTGTCTATGCTCTGACTGAGGGTGTTGAGAGTGAAGGAACACATCCTTTACCCTGAGTGTCCatcttgacagtacctaacaagatCATCCAGTCTTTCCACAGATTCCACACCCTATATCAGGCAGCTGTCTGTGGCTTTCTGTCCTTGAATCACAAGGAATGTGGTCCATGTCAGCCAGTTCTTCTGGTCAGGGCAAAtctctaaaattttaataaaaagaacgCAACCCTTGTTCTTTGTTCCCATAGGTGCTTGATGTGAAGGTGTCTCTGGGCCTTAACGTTTCTGATGAATCACTTCAATTTTACATCTTTGTGGGGTATGAATTGCCATAGAAGTAGGTAGAGTAAAATGTTTAAATAGTGAATGGAGTaacaaagtgtttggtttagcCCCTTTCTGAAGTGGCCTGATGGGGCATCTCCAGGTTTTCCTTCAAACTTCAATCACAATGCTACATTTCACCAGAGCAAACTAATCTGTCATTCATTCTTTTCATATGACATGAGaagagaacaaaattttaaacaaatgaaacccattactgtcgagttgattctgactcatgaggaccccatgtgtgtcagagtagaactatgcctcatagggctttcaagtactaattttttggaagtagatggccaggacattgttctgaggtgcctcgaGGTAGACTTTTACATCCATCTTTTCGGTTAACAGGTGTGTGCATTAacaatttataccacccagggacggaTATCAGGCTTATAGTTTTAAAGTCATGGAATATCTAGATCAGGTATGtagataaaaaaataacatttggaTTAATCTATAtagttttgcatatttgtatatGAAACATGTTATTTCTTAAGAAGCACTCATTGCTACCCCAGCCCAAGAACAGCACATGCTGTCCTCATGTATAGATGCTGTGCCTTATTCCAGAACTGAGGTCTTGCATTTAGTAAGAACATAGGCATTTCTATTCCagcatacacattgttatgttccTCAACATAAAGGGAAGTGAAAACATCTTCACATAGAATCTCAGGAGTAGGTATGAaagaaggagattaaaaaaaaaaaattcccaattgATTTGGGACCTCGGGATGCTGCCAATGCTTAAATACTTCAAACCACGTAAAAGTACCTGGGGTAATCATGCTGACTGAAATTTTTCAAACCCCCAGGGGCAACTGAGAGGCAGTTCTACAGGTTCATGTTGTCTCAGGGAAACCTTTTTAAATTCCAGTTGGAAATAAAGGAGGAGACCTTTGCTTCTCTGTGTTTTGTTCCATGACAGCAAATTAGAAACAGCACTTGAGAAGCAATGGGGAACATTCTCTGCCTTGTGTGCCTgtgagactttctctctctcttagatGTAGAAATAAGACTTGGAAATGACATTCACATTTTATCCAGCCACTGAAGGGACTTTTCTCCATAAAGAATAGGAGACTGGCAACActagaattttcaaaaaaaacatGATATATGGTGAGATTTATAATTCACATTTTTGCATTTTCAGAATTATGCAATCATTAATATAAATTAGCATCAATTAATTTACAGACAACtcgattttctttgtataaagaaGCTGCCTGAAGTAGGAGTGGACTCATGTGGGTTTCACAGGTACTAAGGGATTACAAAGGTTATTTAAAAGTgctatgtgttaaaaaaaaaaaaaaaatggcatgtcTACACTGTgaccaaataaaataatttccatttttaaagtaataaaagaaaGAGTCAAAGAGTTTATCAGTAAAAGCACTTGTCAGCCCTGTTCATGGTAAAAGGGGAATTAAGTGTAAGTAAAAATGTTGACAATTCTCTGTGTCAGTGGTCTGGGGGCTTGATATCCTGTTGAATGTATTTAGGTGTATTGTGCTATCTGATTCTATCAACAGGCATTCTTATTAGCTCACTTTTCAGAGGTGGAAACCAAGAATTTGAAGTAACTTGTTCCATGAGGCATAACTAAATAGAAGAACTTGGATATGAACCCAAGCCTGTATGAGTCTGGAGTTGATGTTCTTACTTATTTCACTTCATTGTCTCTCTTACTTTTGTCCTAGGCTAAACTGACCACTGTTGAATCCTGTATCTGTTGTAGAGTGATAACTTTCACTAAAGCCTCCTGCAACAGAGTTTTTTATTGTGacatatcagaaaacaaaaaaggatattGGCTCCAAGCGCTCAGGCTACAAAtaaaccaaaatccaaagaaggaTAATCAATAAGTGCTTTTTATACAATTTTGACAGGTGCTGATTCATCATGAGTAAAAGGGGTTCTAGGGGTTCTTCACAGCCATTTGTATAATTGCCTACAAGAAAATTACTTAGAGACTATCTTTGGTTTAAGGAAATACAAAGAACTAAGATCGTGATTGGGTGACCTTTTCTTGTTCATCTTTTCTAACAGTTTGGTCTATTGGCTCAGGGGCCCAGGGTCTGTCATATGATAACTGTTTCAGTGATGTGGGCTATGTGTGATATTGGGTAGATCTCTAACTCGCTTCCTGGGGTAAATTGTCACTTAGTTTTGGTAGGCACTTCCACAGTCCATTGAACAAGTTAGAGCACTCAGTCCTCCCTCTTTGATACAGTTTCTTAGTGTCTGAAGCCCTGTGAATCCTGAGAAACAAATTGGCCTGTTGTGGTTATGGCCTTCTGTGGTTAGGTTAACCCTTTATTCTACTGAtaatctttatattttaatatatggtTGTTGACAGATCCAATGAtctttttgggtttgttttgtgtttttttgtttctggGTAACAACTTACAGCTAGATACGGAGTTAACAGTGGCACAATTTAGGATTGCCTAGGTCCCTGGGAACATAAGGAAAATGGTTGTTTAAAAGCAAGCAAACAGATGACATTAAACTGTAAAATTGTATATTCATTAGTTTTATTTGTCAATTCTAAGTGGCATTCAACAAAATCAGTTTGCTGATATAAGCCCCACAAGTACTTTATTCATCTCTTTTGCAAACATATAATTATGTAAATGATTTGAGTGATAAATTTCTATTATAGGTACAAACAAGGACATGCTCATTCTTCAATGCTTGTCTACCCATGGAAAATGAAGTAAGAAGTTGAAATAATTATCTGGTTGAATCGTGGAAATGCTTTCTATGGGGAAAGCAGCTGGTTTATTGAGtgagataataataacaacagtttGCAACAGTTCTTTGGGATAACCAACGCTTTCACATTTTCAAAATTGGCCCTCATCATAGTCTTGTCAGATGCTTTGGTAAGCAATGTATTTACTGTTTTACAATAACattatataattttgaaatgaATATACCTTGAGGAGTTGCACTTGATCATGTTAGGTCACTTTGTTTAAACAATTGGTTAAGAATTAATAAAGTCTTAAGACTGGATTATGTTGAATATGTTGTTTCTATTCTTCACTTCCATGGTTGTTGCCCTTTCTATATGtatttgatatttatttatatgataggGCCATTACCTTCTGATTATAAATCATGTGGAGTTTCTTTTCCCGGAGGTGTCTAATTTAAACACGAACAAATGAATCAGAAGGTTTTAACCTTGAGAGGTATGTGGAGACTGTAGAAAGGCCATCCTTGCTCTGAAGTTCTCCCAGAAAAGAAACGTTCTCACCGCTTGTTATTGATCCAGTGGAATGGACTTTGACTTTGGAGCCAGAAAATCCCAGATATaccttttgttaattttttaacttaACCTCCCAAATTAGGGTTATTAGGGGTAATAAAATCTAATATGGACTGTATTCTAGAAACTAGGCACTGAGCAATTGCTTTCCTTGAGTTATTTCACTTAGTCAACAACACAACATTttaaagtaggtattattatttttgtcagtttcagttttcattttaaaatgatgaattaaaaaaaacaacacttaaTATATACTCATTTTCTTTAAGCATACAGTTAGGCACTTTTTCCCTTGGTCTTTATTTTTTATACGGAATGAAGTACTCCATCTTAAAGTCCCAGTTCCGCTCAAACTTTTAAAGAAACATTTGGGAGAGTGGGCATGGCTTCCAAATGTCTCTTAAAATACATGTTATCTGTTCTTTTATTTGTAGATAAGGCAGTCTCCTGGGGAGAGATGCATTTCCCATGCAAGTCATCATGGTTCCCATGCCATGTCAATGGAAGGCATAACTAATACATTATAGTCCTCCTTTCCTCAGATCTTGGATGTGCTTCAGAATCCTCCTCAACATTTCACTCTTGGTAGCCACTCCTAACAAGTCAAACCTGGCACCCACTTTAAAAACTATTTGTCATCCCTACCACGTATGAATGTTTCCATTCCCACATATTAAAACTCTGACTGTTTTAAAGGGTTTAACCTCAGCTCTGGCTCATAGCtcaagaaatttctttttttgtattttgaacaaaaacaaaggacttaaaataattttgcttATAGATTCACCGATACATTGATGACTATGCCAATATCATAAACTCGTTTGAGACAAACATCTTTCTCATAATTTTGGATTCTACATGGTCACTGTGGTAGCTTCCACTTTTTCCTCCAAAATATGCAAAATGAAAGCTTTGTAACTGAATTCATCCTCTTGGGTCTTTCATGGAACCCAAGTGTTCAAAAAATAgaatttgttgtattttttttttgctacatggCAACTGTTGGGGCCAATTTGCTAGTTGTGGTGACCATTGTCAGCAGCCCGAAACTCCTGGGATCCCCCGTGTACTTCTTTCTGGCTTTTCTGTCCTTCCTAGATGCCTGCTATTCCTCTGCATTTGCACCAAAGATGATTGTGGACTCCCTCTATGAGAAGAAAACCATCTCCTTCAAGGGCTGTATGACCCAGCTCTTTGCTGATCACTTCTTTGCTGGAGTAGAGGTGATTATCCTCAccgccatggcctatgaccgctatgtggccatttgcaagccATTGCACTACCCCTCTATTATGAACTGGAGGCTCTGTGGTATCCTGACGGGGGTAGCCTGGACAGGCGGCTTCTTACGTTCGGTGATAcaaattgtctttattttccagctgcccttctgtggccccaatgttATCGATCACTTCCTATGTGATTTGAACCCATTATTGAAGCTTGCCTGCACTGACACTCACATCCTTAGCCTTTTGGTTGTTGGCAGTAGTGGGTTTATCTGCATCATAATCTTCTCCTTGTTGCTCATCTCCTATTGTGTCATCTGGCTCTCTCTAAGAACTCATAGCTCTGAAGGATGGCTGAAAGCTCTCTCCACCTGTGGATCTCACATTACTGTCATGGTTTTATTCTTTGTCCCATGCATAATTGTGTATGCCCGACCTCCATCTGCTTTCTCCTTCGATAAGATGGTGGCCATAGTTTACACCTTCGTAACTCCCTTGCTCAATCCTTTGATTTATACTTTCAGGAATAAGGAAGTGAAAAATGCCATGAGGAAATTGTGGACCAGATTGGTGgtggtttctgatgaaaaataaaacattaacttaaaaaaattaaatttcaagaggaaagaaatcaaaatgggctTGACCAAATACTTTATAGGGGCTGGAACCTGTATTGCTGAATGTAATGTAATGCAACAGAAAAATACTAATGCGTAGGTCAGGAAATGCTATTTCCACCCTCAGGTCACTCATATCTTGGAGTTGGCAGCTCAGTATCATCTTAGGGAATCTGAGGAGAGTtgaattttatgtttgtttagaataaaataatgaaaagaattcACTAAAAGACAGGAATCAGATTATTAAGCTTCTTGCCATTCAAACCATACTTTGAAAAACCTttatggaaagaaggaaaaaaatatcttAGATATCAGGAATAGGAACTTCCTGAAGCtattttaactgaaaaaaaaaaaaaaagtttacttttaGAGTGCTGATCCTAGttgagcagccctggtggcactgtaagTAAGCCCTCGGCTGCTGATGTAAGGAGTATTTGTTTGAAACCATCTCCTGCTctacagcagaaagatgtggcagtttgctttcctTATAAAGATCACAAATCTGGAAACTTTCCGAGTCAGAATTCAAGGGATggcagtgtttgtttgtttgtttgtttaaggcaTATTTCTTCCTAGCTAAAAGACATTTCCCAGCACCCAATGTAGTTAGGTGTGGCCACGTGACGAATTATGgccaataaaatataaatgaaggTGTTATATTAAATAATTCTGTGATTGTGGAATCATTGTGGGAATTCAGGCAGCCATTTTGGACCATGAGGATGTATGTTAAGATTAGTGGAAAAGCAAGACTGAAGGATTCCATATCCCTATCATAGAGTTGTAATACCAGCCCCATACTACTTGGCTCAAACTTCATTTATGTAACAGAGAACTAAATTTCCAACTTGTTTAAGTCACtgctaaaaaataaagtaatatcAGAATCTATATCATCTATTACATTTATGAACTGTTCTGTTCATTAATGCTGATATTCCTTGTTAATTAGTTCTCACAAATTTCGTATCATTCTATGGGATCCCCAGATTAGTTCACGTTAAATAGACTTTACTCATTAAGCATATTTAACAGCTCaatgtctgacttttttttttttttttttagcatcctgACATCTGAAACAAATCTTGGTCTTACTCTTTTGTTATCAGGACTTCTTGTTACTAATACCAGCTGATAAATTATATGATCACCTCTGTATTAGAATTGGAAAAATTCACAACTCTTCATGATACTAAGGTTTAGCAAAGAAAAGAATAGAAGGATACTTTAATTTGAAGAAAGGTATCTGCCTAAAAAACTACCACAAGTGTCAAACTTAATGGGAAACGTTGATGTACTTCCTTCATATTTAATTTAGTTAATTTAAACCATCAAAAGAGAACTTCCAGACTCCTACAACTATATCTATCATTCTACCAGCCTCCATTCACTTATATGCTGCCTTCTTAACTGCTATTTTAAACAAAGTGTCTGTGACCCTTACCAAAGGCAaccattctctttatttttgcatGGGATGTCATCTTCTCACTGCTTACACAAGGACATTTACTTGTCTAAGaatctcttctgtcttttatttcATCTATATTTCCCTCTCTCTTGGAATAGTTACATTAACAAAGAAGCAATTCATTATCTCTCTCATCCTtaaagaaacctttttttttttttactccacttCCTTTTTATGTAATACCTCATTTCATTCtccctcttttgcagcagaactcAAGGGATCACTGTGATGCCTGTCTCCCATTtctcttcttccattctctttaaacTCCTGTCAGTCACACTTTAATACCTAATACTATCTGCAAATCCTATTCTCCAGGACAACTCAGACCTCTGCAACATAAAATTTAACAGCAATTGCCAGTTTCTCATCTTATTAAATCTATTAGCACCATTTAACCCAGTTGATGTAGTCCTCTGCCTTCACATACTCTTTACATGACCAAGGTTCCCAAATTAATATCTAAGTCCCAGAATCTTCCTTGAGCTTGAAATCTGGACATCCACCTGCTTTCATGGTATCTCCATCTAAATGGCAAATAGATATCTCAAACTGAACAAACCCAAAGCTGTATTCCTGGTTCTGCTCCCATCCCCAGATCGATTCCACACATGTCATCCTTCATCTTGACTGTTGGCGCATTTGATCTATTTGTATTTTCTCATTCCCCACATCCACTCTATCCAGAAATCCTGTTGGCTTTAACTTTGACATGTATCCCAAATTCAAGAGCTTCTTATCATTTTTGGAGCTGTCACCTAATTCCAAGCCGTCATTGTAATCACCTGGATTATTGCAATTACCTCCTACATAGTCTCCCTGCTTTTATCTTTGAACCCCCTACCCCAATACTCTACCCTCAGCACAGAGAAATGATTTAAAACCATAAATAAGATCATATCATGACTGCAAATTGCACTCCATGTCATTCAGGGTAAGTTAAAACATTACAGTTGCTGAAGATCAGGCAGCAGTAATCTTGCTGCTCTCCTACCTGTCTGAACTCCTCTCTCATAGACAAACCCTGACTGATCTTCCAGTCCATGTGGCCCCTTTCTGTTCCTCTTAGTGACGAGTTATGTTCTTTCCATAGGGACTGTGctattccctctgtctggaacaaTTATCTTTCCCCTGACTTTATAAATTGCATCAATTGTCACTTTATGTTCATAGATATAGAGAACTGATATTTTAGACAGCAGTatggtatcaaaatgacagcaatgtgTTACCCTTAGACCTGGGCCAGCAGaacgctatccttgcttccacaCTTTGGAGTGTCTTCTGAAAATTTTCTAAGCTCTCCAATGCCCAGTATTGGGAAGCTAGAGGTGCTTTCCAGATGAGTCTCCCCAACCTGGACTTGACTGCATGGGCCCTTTCCTATTTCTCCTTTTCAAGTTGCTCTTCCATACTCTAGCCCATCCATGGGGTCAACCAGCAGCCTCCATAAGCTCTTACTCAGCCCCAGTGATGTTATGCCAAGACCTGTGGCTGGGACCCTAGCTCCAGTTGGGTCATCTGGCAAGCAAATGGTTTTTGCAGGCtgagtatttatttttttcacaggaTTTCACCACATTGGGTTACCAGAGTGGTGCTGACATGCTAAGTTTGGGTGACATAGCACATGTTCAGGGCTCTGGGATAAAAATGGTCCCCTGCTACTCCTTGGCCTTGTGCTGTGTGTGTGGGCCCTTATCAGCTCTCACCTGTCCATGCTCTGACTGAGGGTGTTGAGAGTGAGGAAGACATTCTTTACCTTGAGTGCCCCTCTTCCTGCTACCTAGCGAGATCACCCAGACCTTCCATAGGCTCCATGCCGTGACTCAGGCAGTTCCCTGGGGATTTCTGTCTGTATCACTGCATTTGTGGTCCATATTGGCCAGTTCTTCTGGTTGAGGCAGAcatctaaaattttaataaaaagaaaacaacacacaTTCGTTAATCCCATAGGCAACTGATGCGAAGGTGCTTCTAGGCCTTGACTTTTCTCATGAATCACTTCAATTTTCCATCTTTTGTGGGGTACAAAAAGCCATATAAATAGGTAAAGTAAAATGTTTAAAGATTACATGGAGCAATAAGCTGTTTTGACCCCTTTCTGAAGTGGCCTTATGGGTCAAATCCAGGCTTCCCATCAAACTTCTATGGATCTACCATTCATTCTTTTCCAAttacaggaaaagagaaaaaaattcttagaaaacaaaaacaaaaacagttgctatcaagtctaaTCTGCCTCACGGGGAAcccgtatgtgtcagagaagaactgtacatcatagggttttcaagaactgattttgtggaagtagatggccaggcttttcttctgaggtgcctagaTGTGGATTGAATTTTAAAGTTTTGGGTTAgtagctaagtgtgttaaccatttgttccactcAGAGTCAGAAACCAGGCTCTTGGTTTCAAAGTCATGGAAAATAGGGATCAGTTATTGAGAAAAAgagataatatttgtattaatctataaccctggtggcatggtggttaagtgctatggctgctaaccaaagggttggcagttcgaatctgccaggcactccttggaaactctatggggcagttctaccctgtcgtctagggtcgctatgagtcggaattgactcaatggcactgggtttggtttggttggtttttatacatttttgcATATAATTTATACATGAAATGTATTATTCTTTAACAAGCACTCATTGGTTCCCAAACCTAAGAACTAGATATGCTATCCTCATGGATTAATGCTGTGCCTTATCCCAGAACTCAGCTCTTGCTTTTAATAAGAACATAGGCATTTCCATCCCAGCATACACAGTGTTCTCTTCCTGAACATAAAGGGAAATGTAAGCACCTTCAAATAGAAACTCAagaacagctaaaaaaaaaaaaaggtaggtgaAAAAAAATAACCTAATTACTCAGGGACATAAAAGttttgcaaacagttaagcaagtTAGACCACTTAAAACCATGTCTTGGAGACTCATACTGTTGGGAAGTTTTCAAACCCCAGGGGGCAACTGAGAGACAGTGCTATAGGTTCATGCCTTCTCTGGGAAACTTCTTTAAATTCTAGCTGGAACTAAAGTAGGAAACTTTtgaatctttattttttgttccctgagaccacgttGAAGGCAGCACTTGAGAAGCTGTGGGGAATATTCTCCACCTTGTGTGCCTGtgaagctctttctctctctttcaggtgTAGAAAAAAGACTTGGAAACAACCTGCGCCTTTTATCcagccactgaatggacttttctCGATGAGGAATATGAGATTGCCATcaccagagttttcaaggaactgGTACATGGAGAGATTTATAATTCACAATTTTGCATTTTCTGAGGGAGTTTCAATGTGTAATGTAGCGCTTAAAAGTATGAGTGTAGCGTTCAGGCTACCAAGTATAATGCATGGGTTTATCAATGTCGTGCACACTTGGGCTAGTTACATCATCTCTCTGGTTCTCAGGCACCTTGTCTATAAAAGGGATAATGGTATTAGCAAAGTTGGTGGAAACATAAGAAGTAATGCATAATTAATGGTGCACAAATAACAGCTAATGTAGTAGAAACCTTTTTCTGGGTTGAGAGTACCAATTACTTAAAATCTAATGAAACTAGATCTGTCTTCAGCTTGTCATCTTCAAGTTAAATCCAAATAACTTAGAAGTGCAAGAAGTTCATATTTTTTCCTAGCTCTTGATAtggcattttatttattctttctgaaTATATTCTCATTTATCATTTCTCCCCTAATACTTGTTCCATTCTGGAGTTTTAGGCTGAAAAGTGGGATTTTTCTGAGATTTTAAAGTATACTGCTATAGGAGCCTGGTATCTTGAGTGCTGCTTTTTCATTTACACAGCTCCTATATATAATATGTCCTTTAATGTTTCCAGAAATATTTCAGGGCAGGGCATTGAGAGTAAGGAAATATGATTTATTCAAATCACAGAGCAGAGCCTTGACTTTGAAATTTTTCCTAAGTGTATTTGATGTAATAGGTAGCACTAGGTTTCTGTCTCAGAATTGTTCAAGAATGTCTAAATGACTGAAGCTCTGAACTGCTGTGGTGCTAGTTGGGGTGCCCTGTGTCTCTCTCCCAAAATAAACTAAACTGCTAAGAGAGAACAAATAAGGCTCAGGCATCCATCAGGAAGTATACAGGTGGAGAGTgtggttagtatttttttttaagtccaggaATAGAGTATAAGATGAGATAGTTAGAGAAATCAGTGGAGCAACACTGAAAGAGAGAAAAGCATCTGCAAAGTGAAGAGAAGAGATTTCCCAGGTTATCAGGGAAGGGAATATGCTTAGGTAGACAGACAATGTATAAATATTGCTGAAATAAGTGATAATAATAATCTGGATCAAAAACACAGTGGACTAAGAAACAACAGGGAGGATGATTAAGAATGGAATTTAAATCTATTCTTTTAATTTATAGTAACCATGTTTATTTacctatgcatatacatatgcaggtatgacatatatacatacatttaaaggattctaaaatatatgtttatatctCTATTACAGaaagacaataacaaaaacacTGATTATACTGACAACCTTAGTACTAAATCTGCACATAGCTTTGAATGTTATATACACTTCAAAGTTGAGACAGaagtttctattgtttttcaGTGATTAGTATTAGAATTAATTTTGCTGTTTCATGTTCAAACTAATAGGATGGAAATAGTGGCCATGGGGGTAATTTGGAGCTGCGAGGAAAACGTCCAATATCACAGTCCCAAGAGATGCCCCAGAGCACCCAGAGCACACAGTTCACAGCTGGCCTTGGGGGGCCCTAAGGAATCTCTCACGGTGTGTATGgctatcaagaaagaagagaccatggAATCTTCTCGGAGAAGTGTGGACAGAATAAACTGCTTCCTTAGGCGGAGACATGAATTTAAAAATTGATATCAGAGTGAGTGTAGGAGCTGGGTAAAGCTTACCTCATGGTATGGCTATTTATGGAAAATCTATAACAATTGTAACATTTTAACGTAATAGTCTAACCCCTATTGTGTTAGCATGATAATTCTACTTATACAAACAAATTATATTGGATTACTAAGTAATCCCCAAATCCCACCTCTTTTTTCTGAACTGTTTAGTTGATGGAAAATATGGTGTTGTGGGTTTAACCTTGattataaatatttgaaatatccTTATGattatataaaca comes from Elephas maximus indicus isolate mEleMax1 chromosome 7, mEleMax1 primary haplotype, whole genome shotgun sequence and encodes:
- the LOC126079812 gene encoding olfactory receptor 4C15-like; this translates as MQNESFVTEFILLGLSWNPSVQKIEFVVFFFCYMATVGANLLVVVTIVSSPKLLGSPVYFFLAFLSFLDACYSSAFAPKMIVDSLYEKKTISFKGCMTQLFADHFFAGVEVIILTAMAYDRYVAICKPLHYPSIMNWRLCGILTGVAWTGGFLRSVIQIVFIFQLPFCGPNVIDHFLCDLNPLLKLACTDTHILSLLVVGSSGFICIIIFSLLLISYCVIWLSLRTHSSEGWLKALSTCGSHITVMVLFFVPCIIVYARPPSAFSFDKMVAIVYTFVTPLLNPLIYTFRNKEVKNAMRKLWTRLVVVSDEK